GAAGCTGCAGGATAAAGAGGAAACCTAGCCGAGGGCGACGCTCCAGACGTCGGCTCCTAAAATAAACTAGTACGTGCTACCTCTGATATCTTCGTATCTAAAAGGTTTTTTTCGTTGGTAAAAAATTTCCATATTTTTAGAAGGAGGTTACCGCGATTTTCCACATTCTGTCATAAATACACCGAATAGAATTTACACGGCGAACGATGCGAGGCGCTAGCACGGTAACAACCTCTCGGTTGAAAGTAAGTAAATAATCGACAGTGGAAGCTATTGCAGAACACCGTAGCCTGTCCTAGATTTTATGTAACAGTTGCACCAGTCAGAACGATCGAGTATCATACGCGATACTCGGCAAACATTCCAGCGATTTCGCATgaccgattcgattcgattcgacaaCCTAAGAAACACTTATTCTATCGCGtattattttctccaacgtaTTTGTCAGACGAAATCGTACGCGAATGTACGGAATTTTAATCGTCCTTGTTCGGTCAAAAGGCACCATCCCAATCCCTCGTGCCTCCTTTTGCGGAGTGAAAAAAAAGTACAAGCGTGCTCGCTTGTTCCCTCGAAATACTCGCGGGCACAAATGTCGTGTAATAAAACGCTCCACGTGCGACACGAGGTGAGGTATAACCGGTGCAAATTTACATATCGCTGGTTCAATCTCAAAAAAATGGTAAGAACGACGATCATGCAAATGAGAAAGTTGCACGAATTGTTCGCGAGTGATTTGCCGTCTTCGAAGGAAAAAATCTTCTCGGAGGAAGCCCGTTCGTGTTCAAACACGTCGCTTCCAGGCAAAATTAATTTCAACAAAATTTGTCAGTGTCAGCCAGGAAGCATTATGTACCAGCATTGCCAGTTTCTTATGACTTACTTTCTCGATTCAAAACGAAACGTAAGTTTAGTGAAAGTTCCTCGTTACTAGGTAACTTGTTGGTTGATTCCTGGATCGATACATCTATTTTTaagggaaaaaaagaagagcgcTAGAATACGCGTCGACTATAGTTATCTCGTTGAATCGCGACTTATCGTCAGGAGCAATCCTGGCGATCGAAACTAGGGAACGAATGAGAAAAGAAAGTGCACGTTTTCTGCTTGTCACGGAGACAGAAAAGAAGGGCCGCTATTCAGAACCAGTGGTCCACCAAAGCTACTACTCATTATCAAGCCTCCTCGAAGGCAGCTTACCGTGGCTCCTCGTTAACGATCATCGTGACGGCTGGTAGGCGTGCGAGAGGTATCGATTCAAATGCGGATTCGAAAAACCGATACGGCATCGCGTGTGCATACCCGGACACAACCTTGACCCTGCCTTTTCGCTGGATGGCACAGGTTTATTCAAGGATAAATGACGCGGCTGGTATGCGGCATCGTTTCGTGTTGGCCAAGCGTTATGGCGCACAACACCAGTACCAACAGGCGTCGTTAACTCTTTCGAATCGAGCGCAAACTTGTAATGCGAGGCAAGATGGGAGAAACGAGAAGAGAATAACGGCCGCGAACGCACGCTGAGAGTCTACTCTTTGCCAACCTGAATGGCTCGGTAACCGAAGATCTTGTGGGAACTTTACCCTCGTCGAGGGGACTAATAATGGTTCCGTTCACCGCTAAGCGAACCGAAAAACAGTCGCGCGATGTTCCGCGTATACTTGTTTAATAAACTCGCAGCGATCTAATAAAATCGCTGAACTATCTCGATAATGTTCAACGGTGTGTTGCAAGAACGAATCTTTTAACCGATATCACGCCGAGATTACGAGATCGACGCAGAGTGCGTTGATATACGGAAACGCGGCCCTGGCCTTGACTCCGGTACACCTTGCGCATCGGTACCGGAATCGGCCAGTGACGTGGCCAGTAGCCGGCACCAACGATGGTCGTACCGCCTGTCCGCGACCAGTCGACGATACTCTTTCGAGATCGATAGCTCGGTGGCTGGTAAGTGAAAGGCGAAAGCGAAAGAGATAAATCGATGCTGGCATAATCTCCTTGTAATTAATTTCGCAACATTCCTGCTCGCTTTTGAACAGTCAAAGTTCGCCTGGTCGGGCGATTTGATATGTAAGATAGCTGTATCGATCGATCAAACATTTCCACCACTCTTGCCACTGCGACGAAGAACGCGGGGCTGTTTTTTTACTCTATCGGCTTGAAACGGCTTCATTCAGAAAGAATAACAGATGTATTTGTGTATGACGCGATGTATTTTGAAAGGGTCTTTGAAATGATGAAGTTCAGGAGTTCCCGGTCTCCATCGATTTCTAATGAACGCGCGCCTAACGGGAACTGTACACGTGCGTTGCAAAACAAACAGGGAAAAGACTGAACGATAGAAAGTGTTGTCAGAGAAAATTAATTCTTCGCCATCTCTAAGATATTTTATTATCTCTGAAAGATAACGTTAACGAAAAAGTAACGCCAGAAAAAAACCGTTTAGCTAAGTGATTCACGAATGGAGAGATTGGCGTGGTTTGTTAAAACTTTCTCTCGTAAACATGTTCACCGATCGATTATCACACTTTGCTGCCGCGAATATCATTTGCGTTAACAGGTGTCCGTCACGTACATGCATATCGTGAGTGGCGCATTCTCAGTCGTGTGAAAACGCTAAAACTTTATTGGACGATGCAACGATGCGAAGGCAGTGGTAAAAATAGAGACGGATTTGTACGCGATTTGCGTGGGAGGCAACCGGGAAACGTGTCAACGTGGTGCAATAAACGATCGATAGCGGTGAAAGTAGTGGCGTTGTCTTTCAGCTTGCTGTAAACCTATTAAATCCATACGAATATTACAAGTGTAATGCGTAAGAATCCCATTAAATCctctaacaaatcaatattcgtaTCATGGAAGTCAAATAGATCGGAGCAAAGTAATTTAGCAGATATATACCGCTAGTTTTCATAGCACTTGATGGCAACCGACTGCTCCTAACAGCAATTATCGATAATATCGGTTAGAGAAACACTCGATGGTACTCAATAACGAACGTATCGCTGGATAACGATACAGAGGACGCCTGCGAGCATCGCACCGTTTGTACAGATGGTTGAGCGCGGGTAGCGTGCGATAGGTTAAACGCGTGGAACGATTTAGAATCGTGTACGTAGAAGTAAACACGCGCACGTACCTAATCCTTCAAAAATGTATCGACAGAAGAATCGCGGCCTTAGCTTATACGTGCCTGTCCAGCCACCTGTGCAacgtttaaaaaaagaaatcgcGCAGCGTGTCCCTATAAAACGCTGCGTGCAAATATCGCGGACAGAAGGCCGTGGCAGAAAACGACCTGTATCAGCTGCGACCTTGACACTAACCTAGCACAACGGACAACCACTTAAACCGGGTTACGGCGGAAATACTACGCTAGGATTGCTTCCTTCGCGCCGGTAATCTTATCCCGTCGATCCGCGCCTCCTTTTCCCCCGGGATCCCTGCGACAACCCCCGCCTACCGCTCACCCAATTTTCCCACAGCCCTAGCGCGACAACTTCTGCCTCCGCTTCTTCGTTTCAAACAGGAAAGTGTTAATCCTTCGAAGATTTTACTCGTCTAAGATCCTTCGATATCGAGGCGATAATTTAAAGGCAGCAAGCGTGAGCAGGTGTCGGTTTTTGTTCGTGTTAAATTCCTTTCGAGTGGCTTTATCGCGACGCAATGAATTCCAAGGCAGACCGTAACCTTACGATATTAATCGTGGCATGCATCCTCTGCACGTAGATTTACGTGTCGCCTTTCTTATAGCACGTAGATCTACGTTCCACCAGGGCTGGCGTCCCGAACGAGGTTCAAGGTCTCCCCGGCGCGTGATTTAGATTCGTCTTTTTGAACAACAGAAGACACCGCGGGGTATCTAATTAAATTTCGTTCGTAAAGATTGGCTCGTAAAACATTATAAATCAACCGCCTTTCGCATTTGCATATTAACATTGCAACGAGGTAGGGTAATTTGCAAAGAACCGCTATGATTACTCGACCGCTAACGCACGGTATATTCAAAACCGGTCGCCATTTCTTTTCGAGAACGTAACCGCTCTCGATATCTCGTTCGACGGAATTGTTATTACCGGTAAACACGCGAAACAGGACAGAAAAACATTCGCTAACTCGGGAAAAACTAATTTACACGCGTAACGggacaaattagatgcgacacacTATTCGTGATTTAGTGGCTGGTTTTTGCGCAAGGAGAATGCTGTTTGATTGCGAGGTGATTAAGCCAATTGGTTGGCTCTGGGCCACCTATGAATCCAGCAGTAAGGTTGAGCGTTCCCGTGTCCAGATTCTCAAGAGGACGTCCAGATTATTTTTTCGCCTAAACGTAGAACGAAGAGATATAAAGGAAAACTGTACGCACCTTAAGAGATTCCGGCAAAAAGTCGGCAAGGAAGTCTTGGAGTCGATATAACTCGTCCTCTCCGTCGACCAGACGAAAGTTCCGGCCTCGGTCCATCACTTCGGGGCGCTCCATGCTGAAACTAATTACCAACAGATCATTGTGCGAGTGGCACGAACTTTCGAACCCTAATCGTTCTTCACCACCCATAAAACACTGACTCTATGACCCTATATGCCCGTTGATAACACGCTTAACGCCCTGTAGTCTTCCGCAAACGATCCAAGCGGAATCCTCTCTAAAGAAAGTGCAATCGATTAACCTGCGTCGAAACATCGTAAAGGCGAAACCTAGCTCGCGTTTCCTAGTGAACTCGTGTTTCCGTGCTTGTTCATGAACGTGCGTCGAtagaatgtttcataataaataTCGCAGAGTGTTGTTGCGACTCGGGCGACATTGTGTATTCAATTTAAATGGAGCTTCGAACACCTTGACGCACGAGATGCACCCTAGGATAGTTCACCTCGTAATCCTGAAGCGTGATGTGCAGTGAACGTGTTAAAATGTTAGTCTGGCCGTTAGAGAATCGGGCTTCGCATACTCAAGTCACTCTGACCTCGACTCATCGTACCAAGTAGAATGTGACCATGCTCGACCTTCGACGCTCCGTGAAAGAGAGAACCGCTCGTTAGAAAGTGATAAATAAATATCAACTCTGTCGAAACATTCTCGCTAATTCTGAACGAGATTCGATTCAAAAGATACAGCCTAACCAGTTGGGAGATAGGAATTGGCGACAGTTGACGcgttgacaaaaaaaaaaaagaaaaatctctTCGAGTTTGGTATTCGAAGAAACTTGGATGCTCGAGACTTCGATCGAGGACTTTAAGGTTTTGAGACTTCAAAGGTTAaggatttaaatacttttgtaGTTTAAGGTAATTGGCTTTTTTTGCCGCAGTGATTGGATGTGACTAAAGCGTGTTACCAGTCAAGTGTTGACACTTATCCATCTTATGTATGTATGTTACGATCCCAGCTGTACAAGCATTGTCAACAAAGTCATCGGCCTTGATATAATATCTACATTTCTCGTTGTTAACTGATTGTTTTCAATGCCACTAAAAACAATGTACTCGAGCGTCACGTTGCAACGGATGTTATTACGAATAATAATTCGAGGAGAACTCAATCTTAATTAAAGCtaattcttctttcttttttccaatTGGCAAAAACCATCAGACTTCGCATTAAATAACGTTCAATCATGCTATGAAACTATATTGCAACAGAATTTCAGAGTATCGTGCGTTTATTAAAAACAAACTGCCAAAATTTACGACGATGTTATATCGTAATGCTCGTCGTGCAAGATTAATTGATGCAATCGACGAACCGAAAACAGATGTGAACAATATCGATTTACAGTATGTACAAACATTACATACAGCAACGGAGATTTAATGCAATGAACGTTACATTTCTATCTACattaatattttatacaaaTTGGATCCCATCAATATTTCTAGTAAAATTGATCTTTCACGATCTCATCAGTTTTAACGAATACAAATTAATATGAAGCATAACTTCTTTTATGTTAAAAATGTTCTTAATATTAATGTAACCGTTAATTTCGCAGTATTACATCAGCGATATCTTCATTGACATAAAATTATTATCGCGCAGCTGTGGATTAATCGAAACGATCAACCATGTAATGAATGATAAAATATTAGGAAGAAAGACCAAACTGAGTAAAGTTAAATTTAAATGAAAGAAACTCCAAAAAAAAGAATGTCTATTGCAATAGGATTATCCTACAGTAACTCGTGAACTTTTCagctcatttcagtgtttcgttTCTTTCCACTCGAACAAAGGAAGATTTTTTTTACCTTATAACTCGGCAAATTTATCGTTACCAATTTATTATCGTAATTGGTGCTCCGCGTAACCGAAACTCTATGGTTTCGATAACAGAATCAACAATGGTTCGCTTCGCTTAATAGCACTGTCATGCTTTCGTTCATGTTACACGCTAGTCGAAAAATCGACGCAAGAGAAACTTGAAGAGCTTAACGAAGATGGACAGCATCCCTGGTTGCGTGCAAAGAATCGTTATTTATCGACGAACAGCCACCGAGTATATGTACTGATTACATACTGCGGAGAATCACGCCGGTGTTACTGTAACGCCACAACAGAAACCGCTATGGGTTACGATAATTTTTAGCCGTGAAAAGCGCGAAGAATATAATCCTTCTAATGCATTATCGCTAAATGATATATCTATTTCTAGACTGTTCGGCCGATTTACGTGCGTCCAGGTACTCGTTATCAACAGACGCTATCAGTTACGTTACATCGATTTACCTGATCGCGGGATCCTCCCTCCAGTACAGCAGGTAACGTTTACTAGAAACGATTCGATTGTTGGAAGAAACGGGAATTACGCGACGCGACGAAAACGGTCGACGATCAGAATGGTTGCGGGCTGTTGTCAAGGGGTAGTTCCAACGGAGGCACCCGCTCTCGCCGCCCCTTGAACCCGCACTGCCGCCCCTGGGTCATCGTTACCCTCCATGCACCGAGTGCCGTTGTGCTAGTCGCAGCGCAGGCGCCCTTTTCCTTCAATCTTGTACCATTAATATCAGGCACCCAGCTCTGCGGTAACTAACCTTTATtccaatttaagaatcattgatcGAATTGCCGCAGAGATTTATAACTTGTTCGATCGATGAACGAGACGGATATCAAAGGCATGGCGAATTGCCCTtaaattgaaatgaaaaatgCAACATCCACGTACGCGGACTCTAGTATAAATTTTGATATTATCTTTATTCTTATTAAACATCAATTGAAACGTCGATCCGTTACTTCGTCTGGTTTAGAACAAGTTACACATTGTTTTTCTCAGCCATTTTCTCGCTCTCCCACACATAGAATTCACATCCCCTTCTAACACTACGTCTTCCTCGATATTATTAATGCGCACTGTGTAATCTCTGTCCAACCATACAATTTCGTGCGACCAAACAAATTACATATAGGCTAATTAAAATACCTGTAACTTCTTTATTTGCCTATTTACATGCAATTACATGTCTCTTACCTTGAAAATTGTACAAATTTCTGTAAAAATCTGTACACGATATACCTTTTATATTTCACTTATTTTTACTGTGCTTTTATAAACCCTTCTGGTTATACGCTACTGTATTCAACGTCACGGCGCAGAAAAGCACAGCTTCCACCGCCTCTTCATTTTCGCAGATCGATCCACCTGACTGACAAGAAGCGTAATCGAAAATCTCGAGGTTAAAATTACCTGTACTAGTGACACGCGTGAAAAATACTGAAGAAATCGTAAGAGTTAACTAATTTAGTTATCGTGGTAGAAGTTGCCGATCGAGTGCGTTCCTTTGACCTAAAAACGCGATCAATGAATGATACGCAATACGCACACTTGTTCCGCGGTAATTGGTGTGAAAACTGCAGTCTAACATTCGTTTCTGTCGTGTGAAGCTAAAAGTCAAGACGTGAAATCTCGAATATAACTGTATTCGTACCCTTGCATAATTATTCAGCTTTGGATGAATTAATCAACATTATTCGAATAAAACTGGACCTGGTATTCATTAGAACAGTATCGGAGAAATAACGGACCTTGAAAATCGTATTCGATTCACTTACGAGAAAATTATGATGTAAGAAAGACTCATTAAAGTGAAATCGAAACATGTTCTTTTCACTCCAAAAATTATGCAACATTTTCTTTATCGATGCGCgaagggaaaggaaaaaaaattgGATGATGTTTTAAGTACAAGTACATATAAGTGTGCAATCGTTGATTGATATGTGGACGAGTTGGTTTCGCGCAGGTAATCCATTTTTCACAATAACAATGTTTTGCTCTTTAGTTCTGATCGTGCTATTTAGATCGGATTTTTTCTCCCTATATGTAGCAACATTAGGTAATGTATATAATGATAAATAAATCAGATACTTAAATATTCCCTCGCACTTTAACCACCCCTACTTTTCAAAAACGCGCATGCGATCTCAGTCCACAAAGTGCTTCGTCAATTACCCACAGATGCATAACCTATAAATTATTATACAATTGCTTCCTTCGAAAGAAAACTAGATGAGAAAGAACGAATAATATTTGTATTTTAAATTGTACACGTGTTAAATTGAAATATTTGTAAATTGTATATTACGTATTAATAATACACTATGCAAGTAGACACTCTACACACTTTATTGTCTATACAAACAATACGTATCTCAAAAGTAAGGAATCAATTATTCTGATTAAAAtgttttcataataagatgttttGATATTTTCACGCGATAAAAACTGATTAGATATAACAGTGTCTTATTTGTACAATTACTTGGTTACGAAAAATATTGTACACGAGATAAATTGCACTTAAATGAATTATCAAAGTTAACGATTGATGTACAACTTATCTGCGCAAGACGAATTCATTCATGTAATAACTACGACACGTTAAGTCAGCAAAACTGGTAGTTACATTACAACAATTATTGTAAATTATTATCGTAACGTCCAAAATTAATTGATTTTTCGAAAGGCGATTCTTACAAAAATTGGGTACACATAAAACGCAATGCATGTGTCTTATGCGTTTTTGTAGATTATATTCACAAAGTGAGTATGTCCAGAAGGAAACTCGGCAGTGACACACAATTTAACAACGTGGATTACACACAGCTTACAGAAACTGACAATGGTTTTGTTGATTCACAGGTTAGAtactattattttttatatacattttaattattctcattCTTTTTATATGAGTACAAACGCATTCAAGCGTCAAGATATGTATTATAAAATTGAATTAAAAATAGGAAACTAAACATAAGTAATTAAGtaaattttctttttatcaGTTTGTGAACCCACCTGTAAAAATACCATGGAAAGCTATTACATTAGCAGCTCTTCTTTTCGTTGGAGGTACTGTTATGCTTATAATGGGAAGTCTAATTGTGAGTGGACGTATTGATTCAAAGGTAAAATTTATTGCGTGAAAATATATTTAAGATATCTTCAACTTAAAAATAAGTAAAAATGTTTGGTTAAATTGTTTCCAGTAATAATTTATTAGCAGCATATACGTAATAATCACTTCATCTTTTACAGTACTCAGACCGAATGTGGCCAGTTATTATTTTAGGAATACTTATGTTTATACCAGGTGCTTATCATATGAGAGTGGCTATTTTAGCATATCAAAAGGTGCCAGGCTACTCGTTTGACGATATACCAGAGTTAGACTGATTCAGTGCaactttttacaaaatggtagcTAGAATTTTCAAACTCTTTTACTAACACGTTACTTATTTATTTTTCGTTGACTGTTCCCTTTCAAACAAACTCCTTGTCACTTGAGTATTTTGCAAGATATTCCCTTTGCTCAAATATTGACATTTAATAATGTAAAACACACAAGAATTGTTTAAAAATATTCTAAGCTTTTATTCAttgtatcatgatacataatgTATTGGTACAATTATCATATATATTTAAAGATACACATctcaaaaatatatatatacatatatattaattaattaatttaaaaatattcaattcaaaattgttgaactccACATTAGAATTTGTAACAAATTCtacataaaaaaataattaaggTCTTCAAATGGAAcaaattacaaaaattattaaattaaagtGAAAGTTTTTGTATAAGAGATTAAAATCAAAATAATGTTAATTCAAAGCTGTACACTTAAATACAGTAATAGAAAGTCGTATTCTGATTAATCACAATTAAATAAAGGAACATAATCAATGGTTATAAAAAgatatataaaattaaattatatgGAATATTTACTCTTTATGTACCTTACAACACTTAAACCATTCAACCTGTAGCATCTCGGATTTCCCTTACCTTTCGATAGCACAATAGGCTTGAAATGATTTTTCAGCAGATTTCTCATCAATCGCATACTAGCTTCAATCTTTTTATCAGCTTGCATAtcagttctttcactattcATAAGTAATCTGTTTGAAGGAATATTCTAAAAAAAAGTTTCTGAAATTAATTAATCTGTTTAAAAAGTTTTCACACAGATATACTAAATTTTATAATTATGGCTGACCTCAAAAACAAGATATGCAGCACACCGTCTCGAACTAACATGATCGATTGCATGtccaatatttaataaaaattgttgTAGCAAATCCATCATTGCGAGATGCATTTCTTCCATTGTCCAATCGGAATTTATAATAAGATACGTTATTGGATGAAACTAATCTCAAAATATAGAAAATAACATATATTTCTTACAGGTAAAgttctttttcctttctttaAGATGAAAATACATAAATATCTACCTGCAGTGTAGAATACATGCCTAAAGCAGCTGAAATTTTATATAACTGTTTAGCCAAATGCATATCAAAATGAAATAATGTACAGATTAATGCACGACATACAACATCTTTCAATATAAAATTGTACTTCATAATTAGTTTTGTGGTCTTTATAATCAACTCCTGATCTTTTTTTAGTAAAAATTTTGGTAACATTACATTTGCAACGTCCGTAAGATCTAAAAATAATATTACGAATTTGTTAATACCAAATATAATAAGGTCATACAAAGTGCATCTTTTTTACCTATTGGATGAAAGTTGCTAGATTGATCTGTAAGTAGAAACTCAAAAAGGAAGAATGCATACTCTGGAAACATTTCAGATGTAGTATACAATAAAATAGTTATTATTTGTTTTCTAATAGCACTATCTTTTTCAATACTTTGTACCTTCCATTTATTGGGATTGGTAGAAATGATATTAGTTCCTGAAACAAATGCAAGAAATAAGTGTAATTAATTGCTATTATCAAAAAATATACCATATTAAGTCTAATTGTCAACCCACGTTTAAGTAAAGTAAATGCTTTCATAGCTTCTTCATTGGCTAGGTATATCTCAGCAAAAAGTAAAATAGTTGTAGCATCTAATTCGTATGAATAAATCTGTGGTTCTAATATAATATACACATTTTTAAGTAGTATATACGCTAACATCCATAGATCTTTCTCAGCTAAATCAACCAAAATATCTTTAGCAACATCAGATATTATTTGATAAAATACAGCTGTCGCCCCGTTTTGAACTGTAATGCCCCAAaaaaaaacaatagagttggtattttttttttaaataaatactaACATTTAATTATACAATATCTTCATTTAtttaaacaaataaaatacaaaaGGATAATATTAAgatgaaatatattttactaaAACAGAAAAATCTCTTACTACAGAAAAGAAGACTAATTACATAAAATACAAAAATAAACTTAACATTTGCCATTTAAAGTAAGTTATTACATTTGTATACAAGACAAACTATTAGAAtttaataacactgcacacaGCTTATAAAAACTTATCTAATTATTTTAACGAAAATGTTTTACAATTAAATGAATTATTTTACTCTGAAAATATGTTGTAAATTTAAATATACAAAGGAAGTCCAAAAAGTAAAAGTAGAACATTTAAAAAAGAATATATTAGTCAAATATTTCTAAATGCAAGTCAAATATTTCTAAATGCAAGTAAcagtcatttttaataattgtatTATACGTTACCTGAGCTTAAAATGAGTTTACTCAAACGATATGGAGAGTACTTTATTTCCTTGCTTAAAATTTGGTAGCATGCACGATTGAACAGCGACTTTTGATCTTCTTTAACTGAATTAAGAATTTTCATAACTTGATTATAGTTATCATGTTTAAGTCCTTCCTGAAGATTATAGAGATCCTTATAAAAGTCTGAAAATTGTGCTCTACCGTGCACAGAATATGGATTTGGTAAATCATCtaaaatttatattataatGTAGGTGATACTGTATATAACTGAACGTAATATTTGT
This Xylocopa sonorina isolate GNS202 chromosome 12, iyXylSono1_principal, whole genome shotgun sequence DNA region includes the following protein-coding sequences:
- the LOC143429961 gene encoding transmembrane protein 230 isoform X2, whose product is MSRRKLGSDTQFNNVDYTQLTETDNGFVDSQFVNPPVKIPWKAITLAALLFVGGTVMLIMGSLIVSGRIDSKYSDRMWPVIILGILMFIPGAYHMRVAILAYQKVPGYSFDDIPELD
- the LOC143429961 gene encoding transmembrane protein 230 isoform X1, giving the protein MWTSWFRADYIHKVSMSRRKLGSDTQFNNVDYTQLTETDNGFVDSQFVNPPVKIPWKAITLAALLFVGGTVMLIMGSLIVSGRIDSKYSDRMWPVIILGILMFIPGAYHMRVAILAYQKVPGYSFDDIPELD